The Bradyrhizobium sp. CCGB01 genome segment TCACCGGCAGGTCCGACTTTTGCCGCAGCCGGCGCAACGTCTCCATGCCGTCCATGCGCGGCATCTTGATGTCGAGGATGGCAAGATCGGGCTGGGTGGTGCGGAAACCGTCAAGCGCGGAGGCGCCGTCGGTGTAAGTCATGATGCGGTAGCCTTCGGCTTCCAGCGCGATCGAGACGGATGTGAGAATGTTGCGGTCGTCGTCGACCAAAGCGATTGTGGGCATGAGCCTCTGCTTTCTGCTTTCCGTTTGGGTCGTGGCTTGAAACGGCGAGCAATCCACTGATGCGCCGCATACATGGGTGCCGAAGTTGGCGTTCGAACCTTGTCACCGAGCAATGCAAGCTGGGCTGAAGTGTGACCAAGTTCCACGAAACGCGGCAGATTCGCCGCGTTTCGACCCATAACCTGACCCCCGTTTACCCGAAATAAGACCCCCCTTGCAACCACCTGACCCGAGAAAGCCGATGCAACCGACCCCCGATTTCGACCCCGGAAAGCTCGCCAAATCGTTGCTCAGGCGCTCGCGCCAGGGGGCGCTGGCGACGCTGATGGTCGGCAGCGGTGACCCCTATTGTTCCCTGGTCAACCTGGCGAGCCACCCCGACGGCTCGCCGATCCTGCTGATCTCGGGGCTGGCCGTGCACACCAGGAACATCCTGGCAGATCACCGCGTCTCCCTGATGCTGGACGAACGCGCGGCCGGCGATCCGCTGGAGGGCGCCCGGATCATGCTGTCCGGCCGGGCGGAACAGGCCGATTCCGACAAGGATCTGCTCCAGCGGCGGTATCTCAATGCCCATCCGTCGGCCGAAGCCTTTGTTTCGTTTAAGGATTTCTCCTTCTTCAGAATCCAGCCCACGGCAACCCATCTGGTCGCAGGCTTCGGCCGCATCGTCGACCTCAAGCCCGGGCAGTTCCTCACGGACCTCACCGGCGCCGAGGATCTGCTGGCGGCGGAGGAGGGGGCGGTCGCTCACATGAATGCCGACCACCGCGACGCCATGGGGCTCTATGCAACAAAACTCCTCGGTGCCGCGGCGGGCGACTGGCGCTGCACCGGCTGCGACCCCGAAGGCCTCGACATGCAGGATGGCCAGACCGCGCTGCGGCTGGACTTCCCGGAGCGCGTGACCGACGGCACGACGCTGCGCAAGATGCTGGTCCGCCTCGCTGGCGAAGCGCGCATGAAGGTGGACTAGCGCGCAACCATTTGAACGCTGCCCCCCATCGCTGCGACCCAAGACCGTAATGGTTCGATGCCGGCAGCGAGAGGGTTCATGACACGCCGTCGTTTGACGCTGGTTGCGGGTTTGGCGCTCGCGATCACCGCATCGCTTGCCAGCCCCAGCCTTGCCCAGAAAAACCTCGCCGCGGAGAGCGCGCGGATCAACGCGCTCATCAGCGCCGGAAAGTACGCGGACGCGCTTCCGCTCGCGCAGGCGATGGTCGCGGGTCTGGAGAATGACAATGGTCGCGAGCTTGCAGCCGCGCTGAACAATCTCGGCCAGGTCCATGCCGGTCAGGGCCGGGACGATCTGGCTGAGCCGCTCTACAAGCGCTCCATCATGCTGATGGAGAGATCGCTCGGTCTCGAAGCCCCGCTGACCGGAGCCGTACTGACCAATCTCGCCGCGCTCTACCAGCGGCAGAGCCGTTATGCCGAGGCCGAGCCGCTGTTCAGGCGCGCTCTCGCCGTTCGCGAGAAGGCGCTGTCGCGCGAGCATCCCGATATCGGTCAGTCCCTCAACAATCTCGGCACGCTCTATGCGAAGCAGCAGCACTATGCGGACGCCGAGCCGCTGTTTCAGCGGGCGCTCGCGATCTATCAGAAGGTGGGCGGCCCCGAGCACCCGGCGGTCGCGACGCTCCTGAACAATCTCGGCCAGGTCTATCGCGACCTCAACCGCGATGCGGATGCCGAGGCGCCGATCAAGCGCTCGCTCGCGATCCGCGAAAAGGTGCTGGGAACGGATCATCCCGACGTCGCGCGCTCGCTGAACAATCTCGCCGGTCTGTACGAGCATCAGAAGCGCTATGCCGATGCCGAGCCGCTCTATCGCCGTGCGCTGTCGATCCGCGAACGTGCGCTCGGTCCCGATCATCCCGATGTCGCGACCTCCACCAGCAATCTCGCTTATTTCCTCTACGTGTCCGGGCGCACCGCGGACGCATGGCCGCTCGCGGAAAGGACGCTTCGGGGCGATCGCGCGCAGTTGCGCGTGGTGTTGCCGGTGGTGTTCGCCGCGCGGCAGCAATCGCTCCTGGCCGACGACAGGGCGGTGGACGAGGCGCTCGCCGCGATCCAGCGCGGCACGCAATCCTCCGCCGCATCCGCCGTGAACAAGCTGGCCGTGCGCCTTGCCGCCGGCAGCGACCGGCTCGCCGAGCTGGTGCGCCGGGACCAGGATCTTGCCGCCGAGTCCGAGGCACTCGACAAGGCGATCGTCTCCGCGGTGTCGAAGCAATCGGCCCAGCGCAACGTCGCGGCCGAGCAGCGCAGCCGCGTGCGGATCGCCGCGATTGTGAACGAGCGCACGGGCTT includes the following:
- a CDS encoding HugZ family protein, with the protein product MQPTPDFDPGKLAKSLLRRSRQGALATLMVGSGDPYCSLVNLASHPDGSPILLISGLAVHTRNILADHRVSLMLDERAAGDPLEGARIMLSGRAEQADSDKDLLQRRYLNAHPSAEAFVSFKDFSFFRIQPTATHLVAGFGRIVDLKPGQFLTDLTGAEDLLAAEEGAVAHMNADHRDAMGLYATKLLGAAAGDWRCTGCDPEGLDMQDGQTALRLDFPERVTDGTTLRKMLVRLAGEARMKVD